From the Niveibacterium microcysteis genome, the window ACCGCACGATCAAGGCGATCGCCATCGCCAGCGGCTATGACAACTCCGATGTCGGCAGCGCAAGCTATGTGATCACGCAGACCAAGGCCGCCGCACCGGTGTTCAGCCCGGCGGGTGGCAACTACACCAGCACCCAGACCGTCACGCTGAGCAGCATGACGGCTGGCGCGCAGATCCGCTACACCACCGACGGCAGCACGCCGACGGCCAGTTCGCCGCTTTACACCGGCGCGCTGTCGGTCAGCACTTCGCAAACGATCAAGGCAATCGCGATCGCAAGCGGCTATTCCGATTCCGCTGTCTCCTCCGCGGCCTACACCATCGATAACGGTGGCACCGGCTTCGTGCAAGGCGTCTACGAGCTGGGCACCACCGCGACGGTGTGGATCAAGCCGACCGGCAGCAGCGCCTACGCGATCCTGCACTACTCGATCAACAACGGCAGCGAGATCAGCCCGAAGATGACCTACAACAGCACGCTCGGCCGCTTCGAGTTCGTGCTGACGCCGGTCAAGAAGGGTGACCTCGTCAACTACTTCATCACCTACGCCGTGGGTTCGGGCCAGCTCGATACGCCGCGCTATGGCTACACGATTGGTGGCCCGTCGCCGGTAGCAAAGCCGACGATCTCGCCGGTCGGTGGCAAGTACGCGAGCGCACAGAGCGTGCAGCTCTTCACCACCGAGCCCAGCTCGACGATCCGCTACACCACCGATGGCTCGGCGCCGAATACCACGTCGCCGCTGTACGTTGGCCCGATCACGGTGAGCAGCGCGAAGACGATCAATGCCATCACCGTGAAGAGCGATGGCAACCAGTCCGGCATCGCGAGCGAAACCTATGTGATCGGTGAAGACGACAAGACCGTTGCCACGCCCACGATTTCGCACGCCAGCGGCGACTATGGCCAACCGATCGCGGTGAACTTCCTCAGCACCACCAACGGCGCGACCCTGTACTACACGCTGGATGGCTCGACGCCGACGAGCAGCTCGACGATCTACGGCGGCCCGGTGTGGGTGCGCAGCAATGCCACCGTGAAAGTGGTTGCAATCAAGAACGGCATCAGCTCCGGCGTGGCCACCGCAACCTACACGATCGGCAACGGCACCGGCGAAACCTGGAACGGCAAGACCACCTTCAACGTGGTCAACGGCACCAAGGGCAAGTGGTCGGATGACAAGGTCTTCTGGTCGATCATCGGCAAGGACTGGAACACCGGCAACTTCGTCCATGTCGACATGAACGGCAACCTGATCCCGATGAGCGTCGGCGACAACGGTGCGCTGGTGAAGAACGGCCAGCCTTACGCCAACTACTTCTACTCACTGGCCCAGACCAAGTCGATCACGATTCCGGCGATCAACTCGGCCCGCCTGCTGATGAGCGTTGGCGAACCGATGTACATCCAGGTGAATACCGACATCAATGGCAAGATCGCCTACGCTGGCGCCAACATCGAGAACCCGACCGACCCGAACATCGATGTGATCTTCGACTTCGGCGAGTTCGCAATCCTGCCCCCGGGTGCCAACCCGCAAGGCATCTTCGTCAACACCACCCGCGTCGACCAGTTCGGATTCCCGGTCAAGCTCAATGTCACCGGCCTCGATGGCTTCGACATGACGGTGGGCGAGAATCTCACCGAATCGCGTGATGAGATCTTCGCCAAGTTCATCAACGAAGTGCCGGAAGCCTTCCGTAGCCTCGCACAGGCCCCGTACGCGCCGTATCGCATCATGGCCCCGGCGCACGCGACCTTTACGAAGGACGGCGTCAACGAGCACTACCTCGACGCGTACATCTCGGAGATCTGGGACAAGTACCGCAACGAAGATCTGGTGATGGATCTGAAGAACGGCTGGCCGGTGTTCACGGGCCGCGTGGTGGGCGACACCTTCCGCTTCACCGACAGCGCTGGCACGTACTACATCAACGGCAAGCCGACCACCTCGATGGTGATGCTGGGCGCTGGCCTGCTCGACGATCCGAAGGGCACCACGGATGTCGGCAAGCAGCTGCAACTGCAGGCCCAAATGTGCGCGGCGCTCAACCGCCACGTCGCGGGTCAGACCTTCGACAAGTGGTGGCACTCGTCGGCCTTCTACCCGGCCGGTTCGGTAGCCAACTACTTCACCAAGTTCTGGCACGACCACAGCCTGAATGCGCTGGCCTACGGCTTCGCGTATGACGACGTGGGTGGCTACAGCCCCTCGATCCACACCGCCAAGCCGAAGAGCGTGACTTACACGATCGGCTGGTAATACCCTCCACCCTCGCAGCCAGCCGCCCGAGTGGCGGCTGAATGCGACAACATCGCCACGGCCGGGTCTCCCGGCCGTGTGCGCAAGAGGCCTTCGATATGAGCATTTCGACAAACGGCAATCTGCGCAGCGCGCATCGGCCCGCTTCGGCACCCAGCGCACGCAGGCGTGGTCTTGGTACACGGATCGCGCTCGGTATCGCTGGCGGGCTGCTTGTTGGCGTCGCCATCCATTTGATCGGGCGGCAGCTCGACACGCCCAGCACCGTAGCCGAGCCCCCCGCCAGCGCTGTCCAGCTCCCCCAACCCAACGCCGCAGCAATCCCGCCGATGGTGCTGACAGGCGTGGTGCGCGATGCGGTGTCGCGCCGCACTTACGCTGTCATCTCGGTCGCGGGTGCGCCCGCGCGCGAATTCCAGGTCGGCGAACAACTCACCGATGGCGTGCAACTCGCCGACATCGCAGACGACGCCGTCACCGTGGTCGGCAATGGCCGCTCAGTGCGCATCGCACTCACCTACATCACGCCGCCCGTGCAGGCCGACCCCCGCATCACGACGCGTAGCGCGGCGGACTGGCGTAATGCCTCGTCGGCCCGCACGCAAAACGAACCGGCCTCTCCACCCGCAACCATTGTTGCCCCGCCGCGAGGCTTCTCGCCGCCGAGCAGCACCAGCACCGATCGCGCCGTTTGGCGCGCCAGGCAGACTGAAGAGGGCCCTGCCAACCCATAGCGTCAGCGGCTGGTACTCTGCGCCGCGGCCACCAGCATCGGCCCCCCCACGACGCGGCACGGCGGATTGCCAACGCGCATGACGCGGATCGCCAGCGGGGTGCGACAACGGGCGCCTGCAACGCAGATCGAGAACGCCGCGAGAGGCGTGGCCCCTACGTCGCGCTTGCGCCGAGCCGGCCGCATGCCGACACTGAAAGCAGGTGAGCTCGCCGCCACTGTGCGGCACGCCACCGAACGATCGGTGATCAGACTGCGCAAACGGGGCAGATCCAATGTGTGGCCGCTATGTCGACGAATTGACCGGGGAAGAAATCGACTCTCGCACACGCGTCTCGCGATTCGCCGCGCTGACCGAACTGGCCCGAGTCCCGCGCTACAACATCAGCCCGATGGCCCGGGTGCTGGTGATCACGTCTGACGAGAACGGGCGCCACCCGCGCATCATGCAATGGTGGCTGGTACCGCCGATCGCCGACGACCCGAAGGCCTTTGTGCGCCGCTACACCACCTTCAACGCCCGCGCCGAAAAGCTCGCCCAGTCCGCCTTCTACCGGCACTCGCTCACGCACCAGCGCTGCGTGCTGCCGGTAAGCGGATTCTACGAATGGCAGGCGGCGACACCGGGCAAACCCGGCTCCAGCAAAACCCCGTTCTACATCCACCCGCCCGCCGGTGAGGCGCCGTGCTGGACGCTCGCCGGTATCTGGTCGACCTGGGAGCGCCCGGGCCTGGCGCCACTACACAGTTGCGCCATCGTCACCTGTGTCGCAAATCCGATGATGGCCTGGATCCATAACGCCAAACCCGACGCCCCTCGAATGCCGGTCATCCTCGACAACAACGCGATGGCAACATGGCTGGACCCAGCCATATCGGACGCAAGCGCCCTGACCGAGGTCCTCCAGCCCTATCCCGAGACGAGAATGGCGGCCCATGCCGTGGCCAAGATCGTCGGCGATGGCGCACACCTGATCGACCCATTGCCGAACGGCCCTTGCATCGGGGAAGACCGCGGCCGCTGAGCTAGGCTTGCCCGCGTGCTCAGACGACCTCGTCGCCCCGCTTAATTGGTCGAACCAGTCAATCGAAACACGCCGCCTCGAAGGCGCCGCCGGACGCTCCCAAGGCGATCTGAGCCGCGCCCGCTCTCGGTCAACTTGGCGCCGCCAGCAGCGAACCTCGGCGACAACACAATCACGTCGCAACGCGAGCTAGGCTCTTCCGACCATGCACGACGCATCCGCAACGAACTTGCAGGTCGCCCGAGTCCGTACGTCCTAAATTGACAGAATCGGGCCAGATAACGGGCCCCACGCCATCGCTTGCCGCTATAGACGGCATCGGGTAAGCCTAGACGGATGGATGTGATGATCGCCCAAATATTTCTCTCGTCGCGGCGAGTGGCCGAGACGCTGGCCGAAGAACGCACGCACGACTCCCCGATGCAGTTCCGTCGTTTTTCCAGAGCTTCACAGATCGGGCTCAGGCGCTGGAACCGCAGGATCGTCCGGCATCGCGGATCCAGTTGGCCGACGGTACGGTTCCAATTCGATGGGCCGCCCGGCCATTACAGCTTAGAGGGCAAAGTGGGACGACACCGCGACGAGCAAGTGCCTCCAAAGGGACGGCGCTGCTACGGACTTCGCAGAAATCACCTGC encodes:
- a CDS encoding chitobiase/beta-hexosaminidase C-terminal domain-containing protein — its product is MTLQLHRAYRSLLAVLALLMTIAPFAARAADYTVGADLVGSTATLWFQSSVGSTWVDAHYSVNGGAQQNVRMTYNSSKGRFETTFAASAGQIVSHSFTYDKAGLAYDSPTTTTTLGGGGGGGGTVATPTFSVPSGTYNSAQTVAITTATGGATIRYTTDGSTPTASSPVYSGAINVSATATLKAYASASGMTDSAVATASYTINTGGGFSFTNGVDVSGTTAVIWFQPSTTISYVDVHFTVANGPQQNLRMVKNSSTGRYESSTAVNSGNVISYSFTYNITGAAQYDTGAYSYTVNPPKKAATPIFTPAAGTYATAQNVAISSATSGAAIRYTLDGSTPTASSLLYSSPIAVSSDRTIKAIAIASGYDNSDVGSASYVITQTKAAAPVFSPAGGNYTSTQTVTLSSMTAGAQIRYTTDGSTPTASSPLYTGALSVSTSQTIKAIAIASGYSDSAVSSAAYTIDNGGTGFVQGVYELGTTATVWIKPTGSSAYAILHYSINNGSEISPKMTYNSTLGRFEFVLTPVKKGDLVNYFITYAVGSGQLDTPRYGYTIGGPSPVAKPTISPVGGKYASAQSVQLFTTEPSSTIRYTTDGSAPNTTSPLYVGPITVSSAKTINAITVKSDGNQSGIASETYVIGEDDKTVATPTISHASGDYGQPIAVNFLSTTNGATLYYTLDGSTPTSSSTIYGGPVWVRSNATVKVVAIKNGISSGVATATYTIGNGTGETWNGKTTFNVVNGTKGKWSDDKVFWSIIGKDWNTGNFVHVDMNGNLIPMSVGDNGALVKNGQPYANYFYSLAQTKSITIPAINSARLLMSVGEPMYIQVNTDINGKIAYAGANIENPTDPNIDVIFDFGEFAILPPGANPQGIFVNTTRVDQFGFPVKLNVTGLDGFDMTVGENLTESRDEIFAKFINEVPEAFRSLAQAPYAPYRIMAPAHATFTKDGVNEHYLDAYISEIWDKYRNEDLVMDLKNGWPVFTGRVVGDTFRFTDSAGTYYINGKPTTSMVMLGAGLLDDPKGTTDVGKQLQLQAQMCAALNRHVAGQTFDKWWHSSAFYPAGSVANYFTKFWHDHSLNALAYGFAYDDVGGYSPSIHTAKPKSVTYTIGW
- a CDS encoding type II secretion system protein N, producing MSISTNGNLRSAHRPASAPSARRRGLGTRIALGIAGGLLVGVAIHLIGRQLDTPSTVAEPPASAVQLPQPNAAAIPPMVLTGVVRDAVSRRTYAVISVAGAPAREFQVGEQLTDGVQLADIADDAVTVVGNGRSVRIALTYITPPVQADPRITTRSAADWRNASSARTQNEPASPPATIVAPPRGFSPPSSTSTDRAVWRARQTEEGPANP
- a CDS encoding SOS response-associated peptidase; its protein translation is MCGRYVDELTGEEIDSRTRVSRFAALTELARVPRYNISPMARVLVITSDENGRHPRIMQWWLVPPIADDPKAFVRRYTTFNARAEKLAQSAFYRHSLTHQRCVLPVSGFYEWQAATPGKPGSSKTPFYIHPPAGEAPCWTLAGIWSTWERPGLAPLHSCAIVTCVANPMMAWIHNAKPDAPRMPVILDNNAMATWLDPAISDASALTEVLQPYPETRMAAHAVAKIVGDGAHLIDPLPNGPCIGEDRGR